In Ureibacillus thermophilus, the genomic stretch ATATCAATTTCATCTTCATTGTATAACGGGAAAATCAAAAAGGAAAGGGAAAGTGAAACTTTTCACATTTTGTTCATTTTGATGACGTTTTCATTTTCAACAATTGTTCACAAAACCATTTTGTTATTTTTTGAAAATATTTTGTATAAGGAAAATCCAGCGAAAAAGTGAAAATTCGCTGGATTATAAGGTTATTTAATGAAATGTTGATAATGATGTTTTGGGAATTCTAAGCCGAGTTTTTCAAATTCTTTTTCCACTTCTTCAAGAAGCTGATTCACTTTTTCTCTTGTTTGTTCATCTAATTCCGGCTTTTTCGGCAATTCAACTCCTAATTCTTTAAGTTGGTCTTCGGCTTTATTTCGAGCAATAGCACCGCTTTTCATTTCTTTTATAATTTCTTTAGCTTTTTGTTTTGTTTCTTCATCGAGATTTTCAAAGATTTTGCATTTTTCATCTATAGGAATCACGCCTAATTCCGCTAGTTTTTGATCCGCTTCTTTGGAAGAAATTTTTCCTTCATCCAATTCTTTAATAATTGTTCGGACTTGTTCTTTTGTATTTTCATCTAATTTTGAATAAATTTCGTGGACATTTGGATGGTCCGCTTTTACACCTAATTTCTCGAATTCTTCATGTAAATGATTTAAAATGCGATCCACTTGCTGTTTTTGCTCATCATTTAACTGTTCGTATTGCTTTATAAATGTAGTGTGGCTGTGCGCCGATGTGTCAGAAGGGGCAAGTAGGATGCATAAAGTAAGAAGGAAAGAGAACAGAGGAAACCATTTTTTCATGAAAAATCACCTCTCCAATAGATTTCACTACATTATCTTTCCCAAAATTCAAGAAGAAAAAAGTGATGATTATTGTTGATATAGGGAGAAAAAGACAAAAAAAGAGGAGCAAAATAGCTCCTTAAATACCAATCGGGGAGAAGCGATCAATATTAATTTTTTTCAATTCTTTTTTTTCAATAACGATTCAATGGGAATAACTTTTTCCGGCAGAGGATCACTCATTTCACTTGTTTTCATCCATTCGTAATTTTCTTTGTTGCCAATGTACAGATTAAAATTTTGGTGGGTGCTTTTCATAAAAACAATTTGCTGTTTTTTCATTCGACAACCTCCAAAAGAGGAAAGTGGTTATATATTTTTGTTTGATTTTTGCGTTTTATCGTGATTCGTTTTATTGTTTTTATTTTTTGCTTTTGAGTCGAATTCCTCTGAAATCTCCTCTGTTGGATCTTCAGGATTATTGGCGCTATTTGTTGTATTTTTGTGCAAATGTTTATATGTTTCAAAAGGGTTATGAGTTCTTTCGTTCATCGTTTTGTTATTATTTTTCAAATTGTTCACCTCCTTGCGTTTTCATTATTATTCTCAAGTTATTTGAACGATTTACATGAAACAATGAAGAAAAGCGAGAATTCATTTCCATTATAGGATTGCAAATTTTGGACAATCTAAATGGAAACAGGAGGTGAAGCAAATGTTGATCGAAAAATCCTCCGCTTGGAAGGAAGAGTTTGCTAGGCGCTTAAATGAAGATGGACCGTGGGATGACTGGACGCTGTATAAAATGGCATATGAAGTGGTGAAAGACCAATTAATTACGGATTTTTCAGGTTTGCAGGCACCTAAATTTTTGACCAATATTCAATTTCTTGATTACCAAATAGAAGCAGCCCGGACGGTTATTGAAAAAATGAATGGAAAAGCGATTTTAGCAGATGAAGTGGGGCTTGGAAAAACGATTGAGGCCGGTTTAATTTTGAAGGAATACATCTTGAGGGGGCTTGTCAAAAAAGCGTTAATATTAGTGCCTGCATCTTTGCTTACCCAGTGGGTGGATGAATTAAACGGTAAATTTTTCATCCCTGCAATTGGATGCCGAAAGAAAAATGTCCCTTTTGAACAATATGATTTTGTCGTCATGAGTATGGATATGGCAAAGCGCAGCCCGTACCGGGAAAAAATTTACGAACAGGATTTTGACATGATTATTATTGATGAGGCCCATAAATTAAAAAACCATAAAACCCAAACGTATCAATTTGTGCAAGGAATAAAAAAGAAATTTTGTTTGTTGCTTACTGCAACCCCTATACAAAATCATATTTTTGAAATTTTTTATCTTGTCTCTTTACTAAAACCGGGGCATTTAGGAAATGTGGAAAGCTTCCAATCCTACTTTAAGAAAGGAAAAAATGGATTAGCAGAAGACGAATATTTAAAAGAATTGGTTGACCAAGTCATGATTCGGAATCGCCGACAAGATACAGGCATTGAATGGGTAGGAAGGAATGTACAAA encodes the following:
- a CDS encoding DEAD/DEAH box helicase gives rise to the protein MLIEKSSAWKEEFARRLNEDGPWDDWTLYKMAYEVVKDQLITDFSGLQAPKFLTNIQFLDYQIEAARTVIEKMNGKAILADEVGLGKTIEAGLILKEYILRGLVKKALILVPASLLTQWVDELNGKFFIPAIGCRKKNVPFEQYDFVVMSMDMAKRSPYREKIYEQDFDMIIIDEAHKLKNHKTQTYQFVQGIKKKFCLLLTATPIQNHIFEIFYLVSLLKPGHLGNVESFQSYFKKGKNGLAEDEYLKELVDQVMIRNRRQDTGIEWVGRNVQTIPIQFTEEEQKVYQMIQSLKERTSLFSNSFAMTTLLKEMCSSKEAAYLTLVKLKEKVQRQEEIDYIDEIIEKMSNLEINSKAEKTYEIIQKAKDKVIIFTEYRATQHYLQWYLYQKGIKSVLFNGKFSKNKRDWMRQLFRDYADVLIATESGGEGINLQFCHHVINFDLPWNPMKIEQRIGRVHRFGQEQDVYIYNLAIQNTIEDRILDLLTNKINVFEKVVGELDDILTNKVEERIYQSPNFVSNFDFEDYGLEGELGFT